One window of Caloenas nicobarica isolate bCalNic1 chromosome 7, bCalNic1.hap1, whole genome shotgun sequence genomic DNA carries:
- the CHCHD1 gene encoding small ribosomal subunit protein mS37 — MAAPGYPAWVTRWVSGQWRQKKRPPVLRPTRPLVLADKVANRREQAGEATCITEMSVMMACWKQNDFNDAACAEEIRVFYDCVAKAEKERKAQNEDTLSPRGNFTSAKVNKLLRRFPQITRYV, encoded by the exons ATGGCGGCGCCCGGGTACCCGGCCTGGGTCACCCGCTGGGTCTCCGGGCAGTGGCGGCAGAAGAAGCGGCCCCCGGTTCTCCGTCCGACCCGGCCGCTGGTGCTGGCCGACAAGGTAGCGAACCGCCGGGAGCAGGCGGGAG AGGCGACGTGCATTACGGAGATGTCGGTGATGATGGCCTGCTGGAAGCAGAATGACTTCAACGATGCCGCTTGTGCCGAGGAGATCCGGGTGTTCTATGACTGCGTGGCAAAGGCAGAA aaggaGCGTAAGGCTCAAAACGAGGACACCCTGTCACCCAGGGGAAACTTCACTTCAGCCAAAGTGAACAAGCTCCTGAGGAGGTTTCCTCAGATCACACGTTACGTATAA